A region from the Candidatus Omnitrophota bacterium genome encodes:
- a CDS encoding CPBP family intramembrane metalloprotease, with protein sequence MAQAAGSPKPLAHALQPRAVSGWWSVITFGLLTFAISVLLSVIVWPFVGLPWWKVFRRCVSIGAAASVLICVKVLERRTVRSYGFADAGKGMRQLLFGVVLGASTLAAMFGIGLWSGAYHVSIDESPLKFWGTIIGLMPAMALVSVLEELVFRGVILQRLIVYSRPVAMFVSSALYAIVHLKTLAPTWSPWGPWFELFGLFLFGMILCVSFFLTGQLYLAVGLHASLAYGARVNKLLVEFPRPALNWLIGTNRLVNGVMNWMALLAMCGVMVWWVRSSQQQPKARAFGIPRRVE encoded by the coding sequence GTGGCACAAGCAGCCGGTAGCCCCAAGCCCCTGGCGCATGCCCTCCAGCCTCGCGCGGTCTCCGGCTGGTGGTCGGTGATCACGTTTGGACTGCTGACATTTGCTATCAGCGTCCTGCTGAGTGTCATCGTATGGCCATTTGTCGGCTTGCCGTGGTGGAAAGTGTTTCGGCGGTGCGTGTCAATCGGGGCCGCGGCGAGCGTGTTGATTTGCGTGAAGGTGCTGGAACGGCGGACGGTGCGTTCCTACGGGTTTGCCGATGCCGGGAAGGGAATGCGCCAATTGCTCTTTGGCGTGGTCTTGGGCGCGTCGACGCTGGCCGCTATGTTCGGTATCGGGCTCTGGAGCGGAGCTTACCACGTGTCCATTGATGAGAGCCCGCTCAAGTTTTGGGGCACGATCATCGGCCTCATGCCCGCCATGGCGCTCGTCAGCGTGCTGGAGGAGCTCGTCTTTCGCGGCGTGATTCTCCAGCGTCTGATAGTCTACTCGCGGCCGGTGGCCATGTTCGTGAGCAGCGCCCTTTACGCGATCGTGCATTTGAAGACCCTCGCGCCCACCTGGAGCCCCTGGGGGCCCTGGTTTGAGTTGTTTGGGCTGTTTCTTTTCGGGATGATCCTGTGCGTGAGCTTCTTTTTGACCGGCCAGCTCTATCTTGCCGTGGGGCTGCATGCGTCATTGGCGTATGGGGCCAGGGTGAATAAGCTCTTGGTGGAGTTTCCTCGCCCGGCGCTGAATTGGCTGATCGGCACGAATCGCTTGGTGAATGGCGTCATGAATTGGATGGCCTTGCTGGCCATGTGCGGGGTCATGGTGTGGTGGGTGCGATCCTCTCAGCAACAGCCGAAAGCTCGCGCTTTCGGCATTCCGAGGAGGGTGGAATGA
- a CDS encoding exosortase system-associated protein, TIGR04073 family — protein MNRRWARILCGLIVFGIAGVARAEYEESPDVQGRIRKLGRGLANIATCPAELVRTPELVSRREGFLAGVTVGVLQGAWRGLARGAAGIYEVLTFYSDKPNGYQPLIRPEFVWEHGHWVE, from the coding sequence ATGAACCGGCGGTGGGCACGGATTCTATGCGGCCTGATCGTGTTCGGGATTGCGGGTGTCGCGCGGGCTGAATACGAGGAGAGTCCTGACGTGCAGGGACGGATTCGAAAACTTGGCCGCGGGTTGGCGAATATCGCGACGTGCCCGGCTGAGCTTGTCAGAACTCCCGAACTGGTGAGCCGGCGGGAAGGGTTTCTGGCTGGCGTGACCGTCGGCGTGCTGCAAGGGGCCTGGCGGGGATTGGCTCGCGGCGCAGCCGGGATCTATGAGGTGCTGACGTTTTATTCCGACAAGCCGAACGGCTATCAGCCGCTGATTCGCCCGGAATTCGTGTGGGAGCATGGCCACTGGGTGGAATAA
- a CDS encoding exosortase system-associated protein, TIGR04073 family, with translation MKRRCRAFLVAGSLIVLGLPAGAWAQDPIHKMGRGVVNVLTGWLEIPKQIHLGAQESNPIIGLGQGVLRGVSLTALRTGLGLYEAVTFPIPYPQQFASPYEPMELSDYSWD, from the coding sequence ATGAAACGACGGTGTCGCGCGTTTCTTGTTGCAGGAAGCCTGATCGTCCTAGGGCTGCCGGCGGGCGCATGGGCGCAGGATCCCATTCATAAGATGGGCCGGGGCGTGGTCAATGTGCTCACCGGGTGGCTGGAGATCCCGAAACAGATCCACCTGGGCGCGCAAGAAAGCAACCCGATTATTGGATTAGGCCAGGGGGTGTTGCGAGGTGTCAGCCTGACGGCATTGCGAACTGGTCTTGGCCTCTATGAGGCGGTGACATTTCCAATCCCCTATCCGCAGCAGTTCGCCTCGCCGTATGAACCGATGGAGCTCAGCGACTATTCGTGGGATTAG